A portion of the Streptococcus urinalis 2285-97 genome contains these proteins:
- the fmt gene encoding methionyl-tRNA formyltransferase: MTKLLFMGTPEFSATVLRGLLLDGRYEILAVITQPDRAVGRKKQIKMTPVKEVALEHNIPIYQPEKLSESKELDEIMSLGADGIVTAAFGQFLPSKLLNSVTFSVNVHASLLPKYRGGAPIHYAIINGEKEAGVTIMEMVKGMDAGDMVAKASISIEDTDNVGTMFEKLAVVGRDLLLKTLPDYISGNIAPEKQDHTKATFSPNISPEEERIDWHGNARQIFNKVRGMNPWPVAHTLLNGERFKIYQVKEVKGQGQAGHIIAKTKDQLIVATGQGAVALEVVQPAGKPKMLIKDFLNGLGRQLEVGDSFGQ; the protein is encoded by the coding sequence ATGACAAAATTATTATTTATGGGTACTCCAGAGTTCTCAGCTACTGTATTAAGAGGTTTGCTTTTAGATGGTCGTTATGAGATATTAGCAGTTATTACACAACCTGATAGGGCAGTGGGGCGTAAAAAGCAAATTAAGATGACCCCTGTTAAGGAAGTTGCTCTTGAACATAACATTCCTATTTATCAACCAGAAAAATTATCAGAGTCAAAAGAACTTGATGAGATAATGTCTTTAGGTGCCGATGGCATTGTTACAGCAGCATTTGGACAGTTTTTACCAAGTAAGTTACTCAATTCAGTTACTTTTTCAGTCAATGTCCATGCTTCTTTACTTCCCAAATATCGAGGTGGTGCACCTATTCATTATGCGATTATTAATGGTGAAAAAGAAGCAGGCGTTACTATCATGGAAATGGTAAAAGGAATGGATGCAGGAGATATGGTCGCAAAAGCTAGTATCTCTATAGAAGATACTGATAATGTTGGTACTATGTTTGAAAAATTAGCTGTGGTTGGTAGAGATTTATTATTGAAGACATTACCAGATTACATTTCTGGAAATATAGCACCTGAAAAACAAGATCATACTAAGGCAACTTTTTCACCTAATATCTCACCTGAAGAAGAACGTATTGATTGGCATGGAAATGCAAGACAAATTTTCAATAAAGTAAGAGGGATGAATCCATGGCCAGTGGCTCATACCTTATTAAATGGTGAACGTTTTAAAATTTACCAAGTTAAAGAAGTAAAAGGTCAAGGACAAGCAGGTCATATTATTGCAAAAACGAAAGATCAATTGATTGTTGCAACTGGTCAAGGAGCAGTTGCACTAGAAGTTGTTCAACCAGCAGGAAAACCCAAAATGTTGATTAAAGATTTCCTTAATGGGCTAGGGAGACAATTAGAAGTAGGTGATTCTTTTGGCCAATGA